From a single Sphingobium sp. genomic region:
- the msrB gene encoding peptide-methionine (R)-S-oxide reductase MsrB — MLSKRDFLKWGLASTLALTSGAAAFARNAFPVTKSDAEWRRILPPAAYRVLREEDTEPPFSSPLNKEKRRGNFLCAGCGQKLFNSATKYESGTGWPSFYAPIRGGIGTKMDYGLHLPRVEVHCSNCGGHIGHVFDDGPKPTGKRYCMNGVAMKFEPV, encoded by the coding sequence ATGCTAAGCAAACGCGATTTCCTCAAATGGGGATTGGCTTCAACGCTGGCCTTGACCTCAGGCGCAGCTGCGTTCGCGCGCAACGCCTTTCCGGTTACAAAGAGCGATGCGGAATGGCGGCGGATTCTGCCGCCTGCCGCCTATCGGGTATTGCGCGAGGAAGATACGGAACCTCCATTTTCCAGCCCGCTGAACAAGGAAAAGCGCCGCGGCAATTTCCTGTGTGCCGGCTGTGGGCAGAAACTCTTTAACTCAGCCACAAAATATGAAAGCGGAACTGGCTGGCCAAGTTTCTATGCCCCTATCCGCGGCGGGATCGGCACCAAGATGGATTATGGGCTGCACCTTCCCCGGGTTGAGGTGCATTGTTCCAACTGCGGCGGCCATATCGGCCATGTCTTTGATGACGGGCCAAAACCCACTGGCAAGCGCTATTGCATGAACGGCGTCGCGATGAAGTTCGAGCCGGTCTGA
- the queG gene encoding tRNA epoxyqueuosine(34) reductase QueG has protein sequence MVNALKERAAAEGFADCRIAPGSLAPVAGERLRQWLSEGRHGDMLWMADRVDQRASPDGLWPEVRSVIMLGMSYAPETDPLADVQGAGRISVYAQRKDYHDVVKGALKRLAQWFVGQTGDQVKVFVDTAPVLEKAVAQAAGLGWQGKHSNLVSRDHGSWLLLGAIYTTAELEPDVPGSDRCGSCNACQSACPTDAFPAPYRVDARRCVSYLTIEHKGPIPHEFRKPMGNRIYGCDDCLAVCPWNKFAQTASVHKALAQRLELSNMPLSALLALDDPAFRALFAGTPIKRTGRDRFVRNAVIAAGNSGDSRLTEPLTSLLDDASPLVRGAAIWALAQLDSVRFEKERDVRRAAETDQSVCEEWRISAPSAH, from the coding sequence ATGGTTAACGCGCTGAAGGAGAGGGCGGCGGCCGAAGGCTTTGCCGATTGCCGGATCGCGCCCGGCAGTCTGGCACCGGTCGCCGGCGAACGGCTGCGCCAATGGCTTTCCGAAGGTCGGCATGGCGATATGCTCTGGATGGCTGACCGTGTGGATCAGCGTGCCAGCCCAGACGGCCTTTGGCCCGAAGTGCGCTCGGTGATTATGCTGGGGATGAGCTATGCCCCCGAAACCGATCCGCTGGCTGATGTGCAAGGTGCCGGGCGTATCTCTGTCTATGCCCAGCGCAAAGATTATCACGATGTCGTGAAAGGCGCACTCAAGCGGCTGGCGCAATGGTTTGTCGGGCAGACAGGCGATCAGGTGAAGGTATTTGTCGATACCGCGCCGGTGCTTGAAAAGGCAGTGGCGCAGGCTGCAGGTCTGGGCTGGCAGGGCAAGCACAGCAATTTGGTGAGCCGCGATCATGGCAGCTGGCTGTTGCTGGGTGCGATCTACACCACCGCCGAGCTGGAACCCGATGTTCCGGGCAGCGACCGCTGCGGATCTTGCAACGCCTGCCAGTCTGCCTGCCCGACCGATGCCTTTCCGGCGCCCTATCGGGTCGATGCCCGGCGCTGCGTTTCCTATCTGACGATCGAGCATAAGGGGCCGATCCCGCACGAATTTCGAAAGCCGATGGGTAACCGCATCTATGGTTGTGACGATTGCCTTGCGGTCTGCCCCTGGAACAAATTTGCGCAAACTGCCTCTGTCCATAAGGCGCTGGCGCAGCGACTGGAGCTGTCGAACATGCCGCTATCGGCGCTTCTCGCGCTTGACGATCCTGCGTTCCGCGCGCTCTTTGCAGGGACGCCGATCAAGCGGACAGGGCGAGATCGTTTCGTCCGCAATGCGGTGATCGCGGCAGGCAATAGTGGAGATTCGCGGTTGACCGAGCCATTGACGAGCTTGCTCGATGATGCGAGCCCGCTTGTCCGCGGCGCCGCGATCTGGGCATTGGCGCAGCTTGATTCCGTCCGGTTTGAAAAGGAGCGCGATGTGCGCCGCGCCGCGGAAACGGATCAGTCCGTGTGCGAGGAATGGAGGATCAGCGCGCCATCAGCGCATTGA
- a CDS encoding SCO family protein has translation MNKIFLPCLAALALSACNAETSQPPLTDAPLAGAAIGGPFTLNDQDGKQRSYDEFQGKYRLVYFGYTQCPDICTPDMQNMMAGLKAFEKANPELGAKVQPLFITVDPKRDTPAVLKQFVSSFHPRLIGLTGNEEQIAAATKSFAIYAAQVEGSSPENYLMSHSQTPYLMGPDGKPLALIPADTPNSEANEGAPELVAAELAKWVR, from the coding sequence ATGAACAAAATTTTTCTTCCCTGCCTTGCCGCCCTCGCGCTTTCGGCCTGTAACGCCGAAACCAGCCAGCCACCATTGACTGATGCGCCCTTGGCCGGCGCCGCCATCGGCGGACCGTTCACCTTGAACGATCAGGATGGCAAGCAGCGCAGCTATGATGAATTCCAAGGCAAGTATCGCCTCGTCTATTTCGGTTATACCCAATGCCCGGATATCTGCACCCCCGACATGCAGAACATGATGGCAGGTCTGAAGGCGTTCGAAAAAGCAAATCCGGAACTTGGGGCCAAGGTGCAACCGCTGTTCATCACTGTCGATCCCAAGCGCGACACGCCGGCCGTGCTCAAGCAATTTGTTTCGTCCTTTCACCCCCGCTTGATCGGCCTGACCGGCAACGAAGAACAGATCGCCGCCGCGACCAAATCCTTTGCGATCTATGCCGCACAGGTAGAAGGGTCATCACCGGAAAACTATCTGATGAGCCATAGCCAGACACCCTATCTGATGGGCCCGGATGGCAAGCCACTGGCGTTGATCCCTGCCGACACCCCGAACAGCGAGGCCAATGAAGGAGCACCCGAGCTGGTTGCTGCCGAACTCGCCAAATGGGTGCGCTGA
- a CDS encoding ATP-binding cassette domain-containing protein — MHAIEARGLVKKFDDFRAVDGIDLNVPEGSIYGILGPNGAGKTTTIRMLLGIIDPDEGTRMLLGSDRPLSQSKLVGYLPEERGLYQSMRAVDTIAFMGALRGLPLKEGAARGRQLMEDAGLGYAADRQIRQLSKGMAQTVQLLGTIVHNPRLIVLDEPFSGLDALNQAKLERMIRAQAERGVTVIFSTHVIAHAERLCERIAIIAKGKVSFEGLVSTARDRLKPQVHLETENADGPWRKALPDDARHEGNWWHFTLPDSGVEPLLTALVEGKAGVRSLSIERPGLHDAFVAIAGEDAAAEMNQPTAEELL, encoded by the coding sequence ATGCATGCAATCGAGGCACGCGGGCTTGTCAAGAAGTTCGACGATTTTCGCGCGGTTGACGGGATCGACCTGAACGTCCCGGAAGGCAGCATCTACGGCATATTGGGACCAAACGGAGCGGGCAAGACGACGACGATCCGCATGCTGCTGGGGATTATCGACCCCGATGAAGGCACACGCATGCTGCTCGGTTCAGACAGGCCGCTCAGCCAGTCGAAACTCGTGGGCTATCTTCCAGAGGAACGCGGACTGTATCAGTCGATGCGCGCGGTCGACACCATCGCCTTTATGGGTGCCCTGCGCGGGCTGCCGCTGAAGGAAGGAGCCGCACGCGGACGGCAGTTAATGGAGGATGCGGGGCTGGGCTATGCCGCAGACCGGCAAATCCGGCAATTGTCAAAAGGCATGGCGCAAACAGTGCAGTTGTTGGGCACGATCGTTCACAATCCGCGATTGATTGTCCTAGACGAACCCTTCTCCGGTCTCGACGCGCTTAATCAAGCCAAGTTGGAACGGATGATCCGGGCGCAGGCGGAACGCGGCGTCACCGTCATCTTTTCAACCCATGTCATCGCCCATGCCGAACGATTATGTGAGCGGATCGCAATCATCGCAAAGGGCAAAGTCAGTTTCGAAGGGCTAGTATCCACCGCCCGCGACCGGTTAAAGCCGCAGGTGCATCTGGAAACCGAAAATGCCGACGGGCCTTGGCGCAAGGCATTGCCCGATGATGCGCGCCATGAAGGCAATTGGTGGCACTTCACTTTGCCCGATAGCGGCGTCGAGCCCCTGCTGACCGCGCTGGTCGAGGGCAAGGCCGGGGTTCGGTCGTTATCAATCGAACGGCCCGGCCTGCACGACGCTTTTGTCGCCATTGCCGGCGAGGATGCCGCCGCTGAAATGAACCAACCGACGGCGGAGGAACTGCTGTGA
- a CDS encoding adenosine kinase, which yields MTQPKYDVLAIGNAIVDVISDADDAFIAAQALNKGGMTLIDADQAQALYDAMGPGREVSGGSAANTLAGLARLGHKTAFIGQVADDQLGEVFAHDIRATGIDFTVPARPGQPPTARCLILVTPDAQRTMNTFLGASQFLPAQLIDPELIQSAAILYLEGYLWDPEEPRAAMRSAIDLARAAGRKVALTLSDAFVIARHGPDFLAEMDAGRIDILFANEVEIKALAGTEDFEAAVAQIAAKVPLLVCTRGEDGAIAVQGGERAEVAAEPVDRLVDTTGAGDLFAAGVFAGLAQGRDLQACLTMGAVCAAEVISHYGARPEADIKALVDARLGN from the coding sequence ATGACCCAGCCGAAATATGATGTCCTCGCCATTGGTAACGCCATTGTGGATGTAATTTCCGACGCCGACGACGCCTTCATCGCCGCACAGGCGCTGAACAAGGGCGGGATGACGCTGATCGATGCCGATCAGGCACAGGCATTATATGACGCGATGGGCCCCGGCCGCGAGGTCAGCGGCGGCAGCGCGGCGAACACGCTGGCAGGGCTTGCCCGCCTTGGCCACAAGACCGCCTTTATCGGGCAGGTTGCCGACGACCAGTTGGGTGAGGTGTTCGCGCATGACATTCGCGCCACCGGCATCGATTTCACCGTGCCTGCCCGCCCCGGCCAGCCGCCGACCGCGCGCTGCCTGATTCTGGTGACGCCCGATGCGCAGCGCACGATGAACACCTTCCTTGGCGCGTCGCAATTTCTGCCCGCGCAACTGATCGACCCCGAATTGATCCAGAGCGCCGCGATCCTCTATCTCGAAGGCTATCTCTGGGATCCGGAAGAACCGCGCGCCGCGATGCGCAGCGCGATCGATCTGGCCCGCGCCGCCGGGCGCAAGGTAGCGCTGACCCTGTCTGACGCATTTGTCATCGCGCGCCACGGCCCCGATTTCCTGGCGGAGATGGATGCAGGGCGGATCGACATTTTGTTCGCCAATGAGGTGGAGATAAAGGCGCTTGCCGGTACCGAAGATTTTGAAGCGGCAGTGGCGCAAATTGCCGCCAAGGTGCCCTTGCTGGTCTGCACTCGTGGCGAAGATGGCGCGATTGCCGTGCAGGGCGGCGAACGGGCCGAGGTCGCGGCGGAACCGGTTGACCGGCTGGTCGATACCACTGGCGCAGGGGACCTGTTTGCCGCGGGCGTCTTTGCCGGCCTTGCGCAGGGCCGTGATCTGCAGGCCTGCCTTACCATGGGCGCTGTCTGCGCGGCAGAGGTGATCAGCCATTATGGCGCCCGGCCAGAGGCCGACATCAAGGCCTTGGTCGACGCACGGCTTGGCAACTGA
- a CDS encoding SprT family zinc-dependent metalloprotease yields the protein MLDLLKTILSSSLSDPRGGDPLIDIEGQQVPIRIRRSAQARRISLRADAVRREIRITMPVYAPTQTALEFVEAKKQWIAARLESAPAAAPIAAGSTIAFEGEPHRIDWSADAPRRVERYIGNDGAALRVGGPEDMAGARVLRWLKEEARRAMTDDLAEYCAKAGEAPPRLSLGDQRSRWGSCSSRGTISMSWRLIMAPASVRRSVIAHEVAHMRHMDHSPAFYRWFEEIFEGDRKAADRWLKMHGTALQLVGRSQH from the coding sequence ATGCTGGACCTCTTGAAAACCATATTGTCGAGCAGCCTCTCTGACCCGCGGGGCGGTGACCCACTGATCGATATTGAAGGGCAGCAGGTGCCGATCCGCATCCGCAGGTCGGCACAAGCGCGGCGCATTTCGCTGCGCGCAGATGCCGTGCGGCGTGAAATCCGAATCACAATGCCGGTCTATGCACCGACCCAGACCGCGCTCGAATTTGTCGAGGCGAAGAAACAGTGGATTGCTGCGCGGCTGGAAAGCGCACCGGCTGCGGCACCCATTGCCGCTGGATCGACGATCGCATTTGAAGGAGAACCTCACCGCATCGACTGGTCGGCCGATGCGCCGCGCCGGGTAGAGCGTTATATCGGCAATGATGGTGCCGCGCTGCGCGTAGGCGGCCCTGAAGACATGGCAGGGGCACGAGTGCTCCGCTGGCTGAAGGAAGAGGCGCGCCGCGCCATGACCGACGACTTGGCTGAATATTGCGCCAAAGCAGGAGAGGCTCCGCCCAGGCTGTCCCTCGGCGATCAGCGCAGCCGTTGGGGCAGCTGTTCGTCACGCGGCACGATCTCGATGAGCTGGCGACTGATCATGGCCCCCGCGTCGGTCCGCCGATCCGTCATCGCGCATGAAGTCGCACATATGCGCCACATGGATCACAGCCCCGCCTTTTACCGATGGTTTGAAGAGATATTTGAAGGCGACCGCAAGGCTGCTGACCGTTGGCTCAAAATGCACGGTACCGCATTGCAGCTTGTCGGCCGTTCACAGCACTGA
- a CDS encoding YcgN family cysteine cluster protein, giving the protein MTETPFWEKPVASLTREQWEALCDGCGKCCLHKVEDEDSGRIYPTNVACKLLDIESCRCADYRHRRMHVPDCIRLTPRSIDQYPWLPESCAYVLRSRGEPLQDWHYLVCGDRDAVHRAGISVKGRAVSELHAGPLENHIVEQPL; this is encoded by the coding sequence TTGACCGAAACCCCCTTCTGGGAAAAGCCAGTTGCCAGCCTGACGCGTGAGCAATGGGAGGCATTGTGCGACGGCTGTGGCAAATGCTGTCTGCACAAGGTCGAGGATGAAGATTCAGGCCGCATCTATCCGACCAATGTCGCCTGCAAATTGCTCGATATCGAAAGTTGCCGCTGCGCCGATTATCGGCACCGGCGTATGCATGTTCCCGATTGCATCCGGCTGACGCCGCGCAGCATCGATCAATATCCCTGGCTGCCTGAAAGCTGCGCCTATGTGCTGCGCAGCCGTGGCGAACCACTGCAGGATTGGCATTATCTGGTCTGTGGCGATCGCGATGCTGTGCATCGCGCTGGCATTTCGGTGAAAGGTCGGGCAGTGTCCGAACTCCATGCTGGACCTCTTGAAAACCATATTGTCGAGCAGCCTCTCTGA
- a CDS encoding cytochrome P450, with product MATAPAIDTPATENAEQLPWEINQAPHEWDVSRPEIYVEDRWHPIFKSMRERAPINKIVGSDFGDFWNITTLKAIQHVEALPDIYSSSFEHGGITLIGDEDAKIPEEERVIMPMFIAMDRPKHTEERRVIAPAFTPGEMERTAIDIRRRTSELLDSLPVGQSFDWVDKVSIELTTQMLAILFDFPWEDRRKLTEWSDWAGDVELFRTEETRKARLAKMFEMGAYFQNLWNERKNRGEAPDLISRMIHSPMKDMSQLEYMGNLILLIVGGNDTTRNSMSGYAYGLEQYHDEREKLEQNPALIPNAVSEIIRWQTPLAHMRRTALRDHDLFGAPIKKGDKIGMWYLSANRDESVFDNPDKLVVDRENARRHLSFGYGIHRCVGARLAELQIRVLLEEMAARRLRVNVIGEPVRVAGCFVHGYRSMQAELTKY from the coding sequence ATGGCCACTGCCCCTGCAATCGATACGCCTGCAACCGAAAATGCCGAACAACTGCCTTGGGAAATCAACCAGGCACCCCACGAATGGGATGTTTCGCGACCTGAAATCTATGTCGAGGACCGCTGGCATCCGATCTTCAAATCGATGCGCGAACGCGCACCGATCAATAAGATTGTCGGGTCCGATTTCGGCGATTTCTGGAACATTACCACGCTGAAGGCAATTCAGCACGTTGAGGCGTTGCCAGATATCTATTCCTCGTCGTTTGAACATGGCGGGATCACACTGATCGGCGATGAAGACGCCAAAATCCCCGAGGAAGAGCGAGTGATCATGCCGATGTTCATCGCGATGGACCGGCCAAAGCATACAGAGGAACGGCGCGTTATCGCGCCCGCCTTCACCCCTGGTGAAATGGAACGCACGGCGATCGATATCCGCCGCCGCACAAGCGAATTGCTCGACTCGCTGCCGGTGGGCCAAAGTTTTGATTGGGTCGACAAGGTATCGATCGAACTGACGACACAAATGCTTGCGATCCTTTTCGATTTTCCTTGGGAAGATCGGCGCAAACTGACTGAATGGTCTGACTGGGCAGGTGATGTTGAACTGTTCCGCACTGAGGAAACGCGCAAAGCACGGCTTGCCAAGATGTTCGAAATGGGCGCCTATTTCCAGAACCTCTGGAACGAGCGCAAAAATCGGGGCGAAGCACCTGACCTTATCAGCCGTATGATCCATTCGCCGATGAAGGACATGAGTCAGCTCGAATATATGGGCAATTTGATCCTACTGATCGTCGGCGGCAATGATACGACGCGCAACTCAATGTCCGGCTATGCCTATGGTCTGGAGCAATATCATGACGAACGCGAAAAATTGGAACAGAACCCGGCGCTGATCCCCAATGCGGTTTCGGAAATCATCCGGTGGCAGACGCCACTCGCCCATATGCGCCGCACTGCGCTGCGCGATCATGACCTGTTCGGTGCGCCCATCAAGAAGGGCGACAAGATTGGCATGTGGTATCTTTCTGCCAATCGTGACGAGAGCGTGTTCGACAATCCGGACAAGCTGGTCGTCGATCGCGAAAATGCCCGTCGCCACCTGTCATTCGGTTATGGCATCCACCGCTGCGTCGGTGCGCGCCTTGCCGAATTGCAGATCCGTGTGCTGCTGGAAGAGATGGCTGCCCGCCGCCTGCGCGTTAATGTGATAGGCGAACCGGTGCGGGTCGCCGGCTGCTTCGTACATGGCTACCGCTCGATGCAGGCCGAACTGACCAAATATTGA
- a CDS encoding EI24 domain-containing protein, whose protein sequence is MLRAISLGFASLSERRILSILLTVMVLTLLLLIVLGIGLWFGIDQAVEALGLSDSNLLSAVATFAVMAIAGLVLFRSIAVAITWVFSDDIIDIIEARHYPFEAARGKRPTNIQSLRMGLRSAARALGYNLLALPFYLMLLITGFGAPLMFLGVNAILLGRDLEDMLTARHGHHLAGFTKGERLLLGLAGSAGMMVPLLQFVVPVVATSAAVHLAHGKQRSMAR, encoded by the coding sequence ATGTTGCGTGCAATCTCGCTCGGCTTTGCGAGCCTGTCTGAAAGGCGGATTCTGTCGATCCTGCTGACGGTGATGGTGCTGACGCTGTTGCTGCTGATCGTGCTGGGCATCGGCCTGTGGTTCGGGATCGATCAAGCCGTTGAGGCGCTGGGCCTTTCCGATTCCAACCTGTTAAGCGCGGTGGCGACATTTGCGGTGATGGCGATTGCGGGGCTGGTGTTGTTTCGCAGTATCGCGGTAGCAATCACCTGGGTCTTTTCCGACGATATTATCGATATCATCGAGGCGCGCCATTACCCGTTCGAAGCGGCGCGGGGGAAGCGGCCGACCAATATCCAATCGCTGCGCATGGGGCTGCGCTCTGCGGCGCGGGCGCTGGGTTATAACCTCCTCGCCTTGCCCTTTTACCTGATGTTGCTGATCACCGGATTTGGCGCGCCCCTGATGTTCCTAGGCGTTAACGCGATCCTGCTGGGCCGCGATCTGGAGGATATGCTGACCGCCCGGCACGGCCACCACCTTGCCGGCTTTACCAAAGGCGAAAGGCTGCTGCTCGGGCTTGCCGGATCGGCGGGGATGATGGTGCCACTGCTGCAATTTGTGGTACCCGTAGTGGCCACCAGCGCCGCTGTGCATCTGGCGCATGGAAAGCAGAGGAGCATGGCCCGATGA
- a CDS encoding ABC transporter permease: MIETIRAAFVIGRRDFNAIIFSKAFFFFLLGPLFPLLVGGAAGLVGGQVARDIDRPVIGIAMNASEGEKLIAAREMLATEMGQRRLPEMKLLDPATAATDPESLLRDKSNGLAAVLSGNLDQPILTGTSGPVDNWRGEVALLSAHARSGDALALPKLETRLVQQSAGNEKQQRLITAQGSQMILFMLTILLAGMVLSNLVEEKANKIIEILAASVPMDAVFLGKLFAMLAMAFVGITVWTIVGFGLSSLSQTALPNFPAPAVGWPMFILLGIAYFTTAYLILGSLFLGIGAMAATVREVQTLSMPVTMLQLINFFFAMYTVAKMGQPIEIFACIFPFTSPFAMIARAAQDATLWYHLVALVGQGLFALLILRLGVFLFRRNVMKSGSAGRIKESKGRKLFGLVRLPGASGR; encoded by the coding sequence GTGATCGAAACCATTCGCGCTGCTTTCGTGATTGGTCGCAGGGATTTCAATGCGATCATCTTTTCCAAAGCCTTTTTCTTCTTCTTGCTCGGCCCCCTATTTCCGCTTCTCGTCGGCGGAGCCGCGGGGCTGGTCGGCGGACAAGTAGCGCGGGATATCGACCGACCGGTTATCGGTATCGCGATGAATGCGTCTGAAGGCGAAAAGCTGATTGCCGCGCGGGAGATGCTCGCCACCGAAATGGGCCAGCGGCGCCTGCCCGAAATGAAGCTGCTCGATCCGGCAACCGCTGCGACCGATCCGGAGTCGCTGCTGCGTGATAAGTCCAACGGTCTTGCTGCGGTTCTAAGCGGCAATCTAGACCAACCGATTTTGACCGGCACATCTGGGCCTGTTGACAATTGGCGCGGCGAAGTCGCCCTGCTCAGCGCCCATGCGCGTAGCGGCGATGCCCTGGCCTTACCCAAGTTGGAAACGCGCCTTGTTCAGCAAAGTGCGGGCAATGAAAAACAGCAACGGCTGATCACGGCGCAGGGATCGCAAATGATCCTTTTCATGCTCACCATATTGCTTGCCGGCATGGTCCTTTCGAACCTGGTCGAGGAGAAGGCAAACAAGATAATCGAGATACTCGCCGCCTCGGTTCCGATGGACGCGGTTTTCCTTGGCAAGCTGTTCGCGATGCTCGCCATGGCGTTCGTAGGCATCACCGTGTGGACGATAGTCGGTTTCGGGCTGTCCAGCTTGTCACAGACTGCTCTACCCAATTTCCCTGCGCCCGCAGTCGGCTGGCCGATGTTCATCCTTCTCGGCATCGCCTATTTTACGACCGCCTATCTGATCCTCGGCTCACTATTTCTGGGAATTGGCGCGATGGCAGCCACGGTGCGCGAGGTGCAGACGCTCTCGATGCCGGTCACGATGCTGCAGTTGATCAACTTCTTTTTCGCAATGTACACTGTTGCGAAAATGGGCCAGCCGATCGAGATCTTCGCCTGCATCTTCCCCTTCACCTCGCCTTTTGCGATGATCGCCCGCGCCGCGCAGGATGCCACGCTTTGGTATCATCTGGTTGCGCTGGTCGGACAGGGACTGTTTGCGCTTCTCATCCTGCGACTGGGCGTTTTTCTGTTCCGCCGCAATGTCATGAAATCGGGCAGTGCAGGGCGCATCAAGGAATCGAAAGGACGTAAGCTTTTCGGTCTGGTCCGGTTGCCGGGCGCGTCGGGCAGGTAA
- a CDS encoding ankyrin repeat domain-containing protein, translating into MGNTGWKRISVTIAALTVAVFAQPAMAQFSDSYNFLKAVEDRKGEDVERFINEPGSGAVIINTKRDGSGETALHIVTARRDDVWLTYLLAKGANPNIADRRGTTPLMVATQLGFSEGVEKLIKYKAVVDATNRSGETALIRAVQLRNADMVRILMRAGANPDKRDTVAGLSAREYAAQDGRASAILGIIERGGKAEEPKKPAELDFSGIGEPK; encoded by the coding sequence ATGGGAAATACCGGTTGGAAACGCATAAGTGTGACGATCGCTGCGTTGACCGTGGCTGTTTTTGCACAGCCAGCGATGGCCCAATTTTCCGATAGCTATAATTTCCTCAAGGCGGTCGAAGATCGCAAGGGTGAGGATGTCGAGCGTTTCATCAACGAGCCTGGATCGGGCGCAGTGATCATCAACACAAAGCGCGATGGCAGCGGTGAGACTGCATTGCATATCGTGACCGCGCGGCGCGACGATGTCTGGCTCACCTATTTGCTCGCAAAGGGCGCAAACCCCAATATTGCCGACAGGCGCGGTACCACGCCGTTGATGGTCGCGACCCAGCTGGGCTTCAGCGAGGGCGTGGAAAAGCTGATCAAATATAAGGCTGTGGTAGATGCCACCAATCGCAGCGGCGAAACCGCGCTGATCCGTGCGGTGCAGCTACGCAATGCAGATATGGTGCGTATCTTGATGCGCGCAGGCGCCAATCCGGACAAGCGCGATACCGTTGCCGGGCTCAGCGCGCGCGAATATGCAGCGCAAGACGGGCGAGCCAGCGCCATCTTGGGTATTATCGAGCGCGGCGGAAAAGCCGAAGAGCCCAAAAAGCCCGCTGAGCTGGATTTTTCGGGTATTGGCGAACCCAAATAA